The Coffea arabica cultivar ET-39 chromosome 9c, Coffea Arabica ET-39 HiFi, whole genome shotgun sequence nucleotide sequence ATTGATcgtgcaaaaattctggtttggggcgaaatttccaggttagggtttcaaacaggcctgttctgtctgaatttatttgaggaggttagaggccgaattagccttgggttaaaacattaaagttgtatagtgtcgcgccccactttttgaataaTGGTGTGTGTGGTGCGTGAGatgtgtatgtgaacgtgtgaaagtgaaaagtaaaggccgtgggattgtgaaatgcgacggtttggccaaataaagttcaaaaagggttttggaTGAataaatggagtcgccacttggtatagagttagggtgtatcaagtcacccaaaaatgatttttggttttgttttttgaaagaaaaagtaagcaaacccttttaaagaactttttaggtctacgtaaccaaagaaagggatcgggggtcacatttggtaagggagaaggcaaaggcggagcctaaggcactcccttaccctagccaaagctagttgcgtgacttagcctcacgattcttaatttttctacccaaggtatgtatcgcatgttggacaTGACTAGatggatgcaaaacctagacctagggggacatcgggggaaaatttctcttcaaaacttgagtggtgccaatcacattaattgtgatgcccaataatgatcctttggagaggtcacacataatcctaaatgacgtaaacatgagtggaatgaatgcatgccatgtgaaaatgttagtttgtgtgaagtgagaaaaagtgataaaaacaatagggcgtaagtggaagtgtgcaaatggtatttacaaggtaaggtgagtaaaaatgataatgtgaaaatagcataaagtgcatgtgtgcgagtgatattgtATAAAGTGTGAGTAGTTGAGTGGAAATGcgcaaaattaaagtagtgtgaagtgagaatgtggaaaaagggttagaatataaagtagaaatgtatgtgatagcgaatgagtaaaatgcatgaaccctataggaatgcatcaagacgggaacggggagtcctaactttgtgacttcaattttccctttgattagaaaggagaactagagtgctaaggctattttgtagccaaactcgctcgtttcccttatcgaaaggggactcgtcaagcaaatgtaccctataactagcataaGAATGCAAAAAGCCtagaatgaggggaaaaaggaTTGGaagagcatgccaaatgataaaaactaagaaaaatgcatgaaatgtagtgaacatgcaagcaTGCACTAACGAaaaggaaatccctaagggtctagcgttggactacccctttctatgaattcctaacggaataatgagccacaactagcattggactagtgtggtgacgtacattcatccatcacattcatctacgactatagaaagaaAGTAGACAtaccaaacacttataaacacgtagcacataacacttagcatgctcgactagatgcaagaacctaataaagcaagtaacacataacacatagcaagcaaccaagctaatggacctattacatttgctagctaggcacacgtcttcaataggtcttcatcaagtgctttccaagccctatctattacaagccaagaggtgtacacataccccataaagaataacttaaataaaaaagcaaaagtaaaaatgaaataaatgaaaggaattaaggaaaggcaagggaagcaagtagacatgcaattctcacttagcacgttggttcacataggggagagacaaaaaagataaaagaagttatacctcccttgagttgatgccttaaatggagtgaaatcacttatttatcctccaaaataaaagaaatggtcaaggcaccaatttatttgggaaaattaaagaaaatgtgcaaaacaaaactCATTTAGATTCAAAGTTCACCAATTCATGTATTAAATACAATCTAATAAAACATGGTAATTAATGAAAGCAAACAAACAATCAAGTTGAAAAATTGAAgctaccaaggactcaattgCGAACATTAGCCAAGCACTCAAGcctaattaaatatttttaagagtttcaagggtccaagggcaaagaaaaagtcaagtaatggctcaaaatgcatttttaggacccaattgcaaacattaatcaatcattcgaGTCCAATCGAAACATTcaagaacttcaaaggtcccaaaaattaataaaaggccaaaaaacaattcaaattgcaattaccttaggacctaattgcaagcaATGGAACATAGTTGGGCCTTTGTAGCATTAACCAAAAACCAaggggatcaaattgattagttttcccAATTTCTTGGGTCATGGaggcataaggggaaacttgaggggttaaagtgTGATTTTCAGGAttagttcatgcatgcatacgaggAAAGTTAAGATTCtgcaactaaaaactaaaaaaaacaaaGGCTACTCCCTTTTGTTTCCAAAACTTCAGCAATTTTCAGCAGCAAATACatccatttcatcatacaaacaaattcatcaaaccagaaattattgacccaaatcaaaacatgaaattttgtttgCAGGATTAAGATGGCAAATCTGGTTTTTGATCGACAACAAAAGAAGGGAAGGAAACTGCAGCAAAAACTTTTCTTTCGGCAACCACAGACCAAACAAAAATGCTGGCCTCTATTGCTAAGCTCCCAAACACTCTCACGACATCTCAAACAAATggcaaacaagtcaaatatttTAAACGAAACAAAACCTCAGCAATCCAAGGATGGAGACAGGATCTGCCcatgctgctgcaacaagctgagAGCCTCAAActtagcttgttgcagcagaaattTATGCATAAACTCAGGCGCAATGCAAACATGAGAGCAGGCCACAGGAATATCAAAGATTCCTCCTATTTTCCAACCTAAAACCTTTATATTCAAGCACCATAAACTCATACGAATGATAACAAAATTTCCAGGTCAAGAACATGCCCGACAGTAGCAAACAAAAATAACAAGATGAAGGAAGTAATAGACATGCATAACCCCAGGATCCTAATCAGATTTATTAGTGCATCTTATCTTTCCTCATAGCATCGGAACACTGAATAGATCAAATTCATCAAACCCTGGACTACATCATCAGTTGAAAAGCAAAGTCCTATAATAACCTCTGGCCAAATCATAACCCAGCAATGGTTCGGCAGTCACACACAGGATGGAGTCCAACCTTTACAATGAAATGCTTTAAAACAGCAGAAATAAGGGTTATGAATACCTGGAAATGTCTGTGAAATTGACCCTTATCCCATACAAAATGTGTCACGGTGGGGGTGCAGCAGGGACTTCGTGACTTGGGGCTGCAGTGGTGGTAATGGTGGTGGAGTTAGCTCAATTTCTGGTTCAGTTCCTCCTTTCTCTCGCCCAGAATCTTCCTGTTATTATTCCCTCTCCAATGCTCAGCCGTCACTCTTACCACTCTCCTTCTTAGCCACGATCTCCTGTCTCTCTCTGTCCCCAGATTTCTACCCGTTCATCAACCCAGCCGTCATCCCCCCAAGTCCCCCGTAgctttcctttttctgttttttcctcACTCAGCCCCCAAAGACCcagtcttttcctttttgttttgccGTTCCTCCacctctgtttctttcttttgccgttttccagattttgcagccgccacctctctctctctgtatgCTCTCCTTCTTCCTCCTAATCAGCCGCCCATCAGCCTCTCTTGGTTTCTCAACCCTTGGCTCCTCTGTAGCTCGATAGTTTTCTGTTCCAACCTCCTTGTTGCGCCGCCCGCCAGACGAAGCtcccctgttttcctttttcttccgtCAAACCCCTCTGTTTCTTCCCCTTAGCTTTTCCCTCAGTCcgttttctctgttttcctttaCCTCCAGCCGTCTCCTTTTGCTTTCTTTCCTCAGCCCCCCAAACTCTCCCTGCTCcctctagttttcttttttttttctcagccGTCAGCTTGCTCCCCACTTTCGGCCaggtttttcattttctatttatatgggagccaAACCAACCCTAAACACCCAGCCACTTCTTctgtatttgcagccaagggctgcccaaagcccttccttgcaagctgcgaaaaacgcagcttgcaagtcgcgtatcattcttttttttttttaaacttatataacaaaattgaaaataataaaatttaaaaacaaaaacaatttaattaacataagaaacaacaaaatgcaaatccaattttccttttttttcatttttcattttcatcatttttctcgtTTTTctcgtttttctcttttttctttttttttcgtttttcaatttttcattttttcattttttctcttttcattttttctttgagaaattctacgctaaaatggctaaaataactaaaactaaaagtaaataaaactaattgtgagaaataaaaaatagaacaaataaaaaacgaatggtaaataaataaataataaaacaccaaaaatttggtgtctacatatagaatgatgttttgtagttgcctacaaaatttcagcccaatcggagcaatgtagcctatgaaaagaccgaaatacccctgctgctctgtttctgtccgaacctgataatcagcttctgtaattggctagTTTGACTAGGAATACTACTAATTTGGTTGTTcatgtcttcataagaattaTATCCTGGTAtattagctttcagatggatttggaatcacttgaattggagttgtatgtgctgagatatgattgaatgaatcaggactgctcgttgaatttcacagtaagTTGCAAACtgaaaaatctggggttgttttggtaaatttgacctagatacattgcaaactggactgagtggccttcttcaacattgtagcaccttctcttagcttcgaaacagtgtaacTTGTACCCCAaaccgataagtgtagctctagTTGTGACCGTTCCGCTAAGTAacatcaaaactgtcttttgcttttcaacttaaatttcatttccaCACATGTCCCTAGCTTGGTTACGTATTTATACATTCTTTTGGACCTTATTTCTTTGGTAGTGTGTGGATTGATTTGACTCGTATTTGAGTCTTAATTGGGATATTCTTGTTGTATAGGTCGTGCCCGTGATCCGACGCCTACGCCTGAAGCtaacttgtgaatttgcttacttaccttggtgagtgtaccattataTGGTCTAATGCTTAAATGAATGTGTATACTTGTCATGTGAACTTGAATGGCttgaatgagacgagagtgtactttatcgctctcggTCTCTTATTTGTATTACTGTTAGTGTCAAATGTGAAATTGTCTACATGTGTGATTTGACATGGCTGAGGGCTTTGCCCGACAACTTAATTGTGCTATCTGAGCTCATACCCCATTGATCtttaattgaatcgagccggcaagggcttgggcgaaTCGATAAGGGACCTTGGGTTCACTgcagtcgagtggagtgttaactcctcgaccttatggtatactcgagtattaccctttctgttactgtgaggtgttcgggcccggtaagggggtgaccGGTGGAAGGGATATGGAGTAAAGTGGGGATCTACGGGATAttcttctcttcaaaggttgacggagtgtcgacgGGTTGGAGATCAAATGCGGCCAGTGGaaagtggctcttgagagccaattgtATCCTTTCATTGACTTCTTTTGTTTATGTGCTTTGAAATCACTATGTGATAAAATGTGTTTATTGGTGTGTCTtattggtacctcacgagcgtaagcttaccctcgttactttgttttccttacagggatatgaaTAACTTTTGAGGGAACTAtattgttttgaagcacgagttgagctagttttcatatagtttggacctattcttttgtaaagctcctcgatggttggaaaaaccCTATATGTACTTTGAGTTGTAAATTACAAatgtatgtgtataacactgttaaaccctgttcatgtatcctatttggtttgggaaTGTTTCTCTAAGGTGTATGGTAACATCTACATTTGATTGGATTCTGGTTGGATAGTGATGTGGCGGTCACTATTCATTTGCGATTTCAAATTTCGATTCCCATTTTGCGGGTTTTAAATCGCTTGAGCGCGCTAAAAATTGCCGAAACATGTTAGAGTATATACGACCGTcttcgtagtcctggcgagagttgggcaggcagcccgctaacccctttggtacgccctaggggaaggtgggactgtcacatgtggtatcagagcctaggttagtaTTGACTTAGGCGAGTTTGACTTTGGTTCCTTAGGACCTGTGAGTGAAGTGTTAAGGTACCGTTAAGTGCGATTATGTTTATTTTGTCTAAGATATGAATTCTTTTGCTATCTTTGTAGGTTATAGCCGGTACGAGTGGACAGGGTGGAGGTGAGCCATCTCAGAGGCGGCCACGAGTTATCGATTACCAGGAGAGGCCGGGAGGTCCGATCCGGCTTTGGTACACTGCCAGCCGGACCCGCCGCTGTAGGCGTTGCCAGTATTATTCTTATGCTGACCATGTGGTCTTGGCAGTGCTAGATGAGAGGAGGAGGCTTAGGAGTGCTGCCGCGAGGGATTACATTGAGATACTTAGGCTAAGAGGCATCACAAGGATGCAAGCGGATAGGATTGGAGAGCTTCGCGAGGAGTTAGCCCTGGAGCAGGAGCGAACAAATGCTTTTAGGGAGCAGTTGCAAGAGGTTAATACTCGTCTTACGAACATGATTAGGGAAGTGAGGGAACGTTCAGGCGGTATTATTAACGAGTGCGAGGCGCTAATCCAAGGAGTGATTGGAGCTAATGTGCCAGGGGGCGTTCCGGGTGATGGAGCTCCAGGTGAGGGATGCGCCCCTAGCTCTAGCTCTAGCTCTGGGGAGGAGTCGGTTGGCTCAGTTGGGAACTAGGCTAGAGTTCCCTAGGTCGTATTTTGATCCCATGTGAGGGGTACCTAGGACAAGTTATCTGTTAGCAGTTTTGTATTTTGGCTCAGTTTTGTATAGTGTCTTTTGGAGAACCCCTTTCAGTTTCATGGGATTACTTTGTATGTATGTACTTGACCGACTGCTTTTGTATGACTGTCTGAAACAGTTATGTGTTGTATGTGTAAATGTTCTATGTGTATATATGTTTTGTgtgttattttgattatttgccTATGTTTATAAGCTTATGCCCGTATGGTTCTTTAATTGTTATTACGTGTCTTGACCTTAAATTGATTTGGACCAtggagggcactcgtagtgAACGAGGCCGTGGACGTGGAAGTAGGCAACCTTCTGATAGAGGCACCGCGGAAACTTcgactggaccaaaccctgaacctagggtagATCCGAATGtccagatagctgccgctatgtaGTAAATGACCGACTTACTGGCCCATGTGATGCAACAGCAGGGCCACAACCCTAACCCATCTGTCGGGAATCCCGGAAACCCTGGGAATCACGTAGAAAGTGAGGATCGAGCTCTAGAAaggttccaaaagttctccccaccaaagttccttggagggcccgatcccGATATGGCTGAAAGATGGTTGAAGAAGATGGTGGACATCTTTGCAGCCTTATATTACTCCGAAGAGAGGCAGGTTGCTTTTGTGGTCTTTCAATTAGAAGGGGCCGTtcgctcctggtggaatgttattcggACCAAGTGGGAGAGGGAGCAGACACCCAGTACGTGGGTGAACtttgtaagagaatttaacgccaAGTACTTTTCGCCCTTGATCCAAGAAAAtaaggaggacgagttcatcCGACTTCGCCAGGGCACCCAGTCCGTGGCTGAATACGAAAGCCAGTTTACCCGATTAGCCAAGTTTGCCCCTGAACTTATTATGACTGAACAAAGAAGGGTACGATGTTTTATTCAAGGGTTAAACGTGGAAATTCAAAAAGACTTGGCCGTGACCCAAATTAACACCTTTAGTGATGTTGTGGATAAGGCTTTATGGGCCGAGAACGCAAGGCTTCAAGTTCGGAATTTTCAAACTAGAAAACGTGGATTTTCTGGAGGTAGTTCTACTCAGGGGGATAAGAGTACCCCTTCCAAATTGGGAAGGGGAACTGGAGGAGGACGATTTTCTGGGGCGGCGAGAGGGACTCCGCCAAGGGGTGGCTAGACGGGACGAAGCCAACAGAGGAGTGCCTCACAAGGAAGCTCCGCCACTGTTTCTCGTGGCCCGTGTGGGTTCTGTGTGAAGCCGAACCACACGGAGGATAACTGCTGGAGAAAGGAGAAGAAGTGCTTACGCTGTGGGAGTACGGAGCACCGGATAGCCAGCTGTCCAGTTCAACCCTGAGAGGTGAGAGGGACCACGCAATCTTCTAAGGCGACTTCAGTGCAATCAAAGGTGGAAGTGACGAAATCGAAGGCGCCTGCTCGAGTGTACTCTATTGAGCAACGTCCTGTCCCTGATTCGGcggaggtggtggaaggtacgattcttGTATTCCACCGTCTAGTTAGGATTTTAATAgatcctggtgccacccattcctttgttaaccccgaATTCATATGTGGTATTGATATAACTCCAGTAAACCTGCCATATGAATTAGAAGTAAGTACGCCTACGGGAGACCAGTGTTTGGTTACTAGCAAAATATATGTAAACTGTGAAAtctgggtaggagagaggaagttactggggaatttgataagtttggctattaaggggtacgatgtgatattgggcatggactggttagctaGGTATGATGCCCAACTTGACCGTAAAAGGAAAGTAGTGGAATTTCGTATACCAGGGAAGGCAACCTTAAGATTAGATGTGAGGGGCAGTTTAGTCTCGTCTGCGATGATTTCGGGTATTCGGGTTAGGAAACTATTGAGTAGAGGGGCTCAAGCGTTCTTAGCCTTTCTCATCAACACTCCCACTGATAAGTTAAACGTAGAAGATGTTCCAGTAGTGGGCGAatatccggatgtgtttccCGATGAGCTAGTAAATCTACCACCGCGAAGAGAAATAGAATTTGAGATTAACTTGTTATCAGGGActtcacctatctctaagaccctATACCgtatggcacctgctgaacttaaggagctgaaactgcagttgcaagaccttttgGTGCGGAGTTTTATTcgtgagagtggatctccttggggagcACCCGTTctctttgttaaaaagaaggacaGGACCCTGAGATTGTGTGTTGATTACCGGGGGTTGAACAACGTaaccattaagaataagtacccactaccccacattgatgagctgTTTGACCAGTTACAAGGCGCAGTggtcttttcaaaattggacTTTCGACAGGGGTACTACCAATTATTGATCCGAAAAGAAGATGTGCctaaaactgctttcaattctcggtatgggcattttgaatttgccgttatgccctttggactaaccaatgcccctgccgctTTTATGGACTTGATGCATCGAGTTTTCAAACCCTATTTGGACCAATTTGTCGTTgtgtttattgatgacattttggtatactcgaaaaCCCGAGAGGAGCATGTGTAGCACCTGAAGTtagttttacaaaccctaagggatcaccaattatatgccaaatttagtaagtgtgagttttggctggagaagGTTTCCTTCTTGGGGCATGTAATTTCGAAGGAGGGGATTGCAATAGATCCGGCAAAGGTGGAAGCAGTGACCAAGTGGAAGAGGCCTGAGAGTCCGACTGAGATTCGAAGTTTCTTAGGATTGGCAGGTTACTATCGGCGATTTATTAAGGATTTCTCAAAATTTGCCAGTCCTTTAACCAATTTGACAAAGAAAGATAGTCGGTTTCTGTGGGATGCCCGATGTGAGCAGAGCTTTCTGGAGTTGAAGAAAATGTTAACTATGGCTCCTGTCCTGGTCTTGCCTAATGGTAAAGATAGTTTCACTGTGTATACTGATGCTTCGAAGGAAGGCTTAGGGTGTGTattcatgcaaaataagaaCGTGATAgcctttgcctctaggaaattgaagaccCACGAGCAAAACTATCccactcatgatttggagttagccgCGGTtgtctttgctctgaaaaaatggagacactacctgtATAGAGTaacctttgaggtttattccgatcacaagagccttaagtaccTCTTTTCCCAAAAGGAGTTGAATATGAGACAACGTCATTGGATGGaattcttagaagattatgattgcacgatcaactaccatccgggtaaGGCTAACGTAGTAGCTGATGCCTCAAGCAGGAAGGCTCGAATATCTGGGTTAATAGTTAAAGAGTGGAAAATGTTAGAAGCTATTGGTGAATGGAATTCTAAAATGGAAAGTAAGAATATCACCTTTGGAAATATTCGGGTGACATCCGCCCTGTTGAGTAGAATCAAGGAGGCCCAAACTACAGATCCGATGGTTCAGAAgtgggtggaaaaagtgaaaaagggggaaatttctgatttgaatttaagtcctgaggtaattttgagatttagaaATAGAATAGTAGTGCCTGAGGATGAGAATTTGAGGAGAGAGATTCTGGATAAAGCTCATCGATCGAAATACACCATCCATCCGAGTAGTactaagatgtatcaggacctacGACAGTTAtattggtgggataagatgaagagggagattgctcaatatgtACAAACTTGTCTAGTCTGCCAGCAGGTTAAggctgaacaccaaaaaccTTCTGGATTactacaacctcttgagatacctgaatggaattGGGAGAACattaccatggacttcgtttccggtTTGCCTAGAACACAAAAAGGGCATGATGctgtttgggtgatcgtcgatcagttaaccaaatcggctcactttgtacctgtgaatatgaagtattccatggataagttGGCTCGGGTGTATATGGAGGAGATTGTGAGATTACATGGGGTCCCTGTAAGTATAGTTTCCGACCGAGACCCTTGTTTTGTGTCAAGGTTCtggcaaaagtttcaggagaCCTTGGGAAATAAACTGAACCTaagtaccacttatcaccctCAAACAGATGGGCAGTCGGAGCGaacgattcaaactcttgaagaTATGTTAAGAACTTGTGTTTTCGACTTCGGAGGTAGTTGGGGCCAACATATGACATTAGTGGAATTCGCCTACAACAACAGTTACCATTCATCGATTCAAATGACACCGTATAAGGCTCTTTATGGACGAAAGTGTCGATCTCCGTTATACTGGGATGAGATAGGAGAAAAGAAGGTCTTGGACCCAACAGTTATTCCGTGGATAGAGGATGtccaagaaaaggtcaagttgattcGTCAGAGACTCCAAACTGCTCAAAGTTGCCAAAAGAGCTATGCGGACAACcaaagaaaagacttggagtttgaagttggagattatatttttcttaaaatcacACCACTACGAAGTGTTACGATGgatagaggaaagaaacttcaaccaagaTTCGTAGGACCTTATACGATACTCCAACGAGTTGGGAAAGTTGCATACCGGCTTGAGTTGCCGCCAAGCTTGTCTTGAATACACGATGTCTTCCACATGTCaatgcttaagaaatactaCCCTGACCCGACTCATATTGTGCAACCAAAGGAGattgagatcgatgaaacccttacctatgaggagaaacctgtACATTAActagatcgaaaggtgaaggagcTGAGGAGCAAACAAATTCCTTTGGTGAAAATCCTGTGGAAGAACCACGGAGTTGAAGAGGcgacctgggagatggaagacgATATGAGAAAGAGATACACTGAGCTATTTAATGAatcaggtgagaaatttcgaggacgaaattcttttaagggggagagagtgtgagagcccaaaattttcttattttctaggcatttattTTAGTCTTTTGCGTATAATTTCtgtattttcttatttataTGAAATATTCTgagaatttttatgagtaaatatagtttttaaattattttttttagtataagttagttcatgagggTTTAAGAGTGTATACTGGATGTGGGACCGcaagtgcggaaagttcgataaaattcggccgattaggttaagtttagtattctgagattaatttactaggtgttatgAGGTAATTAGAGGATATGTAGTTGGATTAGtggtggagagacaaaaggataattaTAAGCCAAAAGAGATGCTAGGTGTCGCGTTTTCATTGgaccttggactttgaccatcttaccacctttactaaatacccaaaaattgaccaaaaattcatgaaaattttcatcctcttggccgaacttcttgttggaaaagaagagaaaaacctccaacttttttcttcaatttcttgcttgaatctcacaaaccaaccgtcaaaacttggatttgctccataaaaacctttctcttggtaggattacggtgattggtgaagtggcTTGAGAAGGAAAGGTGttaagttgcttcttttcttgagtttacaaGGTGAGTAGCCAAGAAATTCTTCCTTGTTCATGATAATGctaaattggtgccttgtggtagttgaataagtgattttttggatgatttcatgacttgtggtgaagattgatggatttttatttttatgcttgatttttctgatttcatatgtttagtgttggttagtcatggattgttggttatttattgtgtaaaatggagttgatatatgttggatatgattgatcgtgcaaaaattctggtttgggacgaaatttccaggttagggtttcaaacaggcctattctgtccgaatttatttaagcaggttagaggccgaattagccttgggttaaaacataaaagttgtagagaatgattttttatagtttcctacaacatttcaacccaatcggagtaatgtagcctatgaaacgaccgaaatacccctgctgccttGTTTCTGTCCTAACATGATAAttagcttctgtaattggctagtttgaccaggaatactactgatttggttttcaatgtcttcataagaattaTATCCTGGTATCTTGGCTTTCAGATGGATTTGGAATGACTTGAATTGGAGTcgtatgtgctgagatatgattgaatgaatcaggactgctcgttgaatttcacagtaagCTGCGAACTGAAAAATcaggggttgttttggtaaatttgacctagatacattgcaaactggactgagtggccttcttcaacattgtagccctttctctcagctttgaaacggtgtaaCTTTCACCCAaaccgataagtgtagctctagTTGTGACCGTTCCGCTAAGTAacatcaaaactgtcttttgcttttcaacttaaatttcatttccgcacatgtccctAGCTTGGTTATGCACTTATACATTCTTTTGGACCTTATTTATTTGGTAGTGTGTGGAT carries:
- the LOC113708396 gene encoding uncharacterized protein, with protein sequence MTDLLAHVMQQQGHNPNPSVGNPGNPGNHVESEDRALERFQKFSPPKFLGGPDPDMAERWLKKMVDIFAALYYSEERQVAFVVFQLEGAVRSWWNVIRTKWEREQTPSTWVNFVREFNAKYFSPLIQENKEDEFIRLRQGTQSVAEYESQFTRLAKFAPELIMTEQRRVRCFIQGLNVEIQKDLAVTQINTFSDVVDKALWAENARLQVRNFQTRKRGFSGGSSTQGDKSTPSKLGRGTGGGRFSGAARGTPPRGG